The following proteins come from a genomic window of Vallitaleaceae bacterium 9-2:
- a CDS encoding AEC family transporter produces the protein MDIQNVLLKLAQLFILLFAGYILVGVKGIKQEAAKHISNLIFSFTLPAMLISSMVNTVEITREDVLRVMLIAIVQYGFLIIAAIVLTKLLRVPYEDVGLYRFMILFGNVAFVGYPVLSAVLGNDALFFAAILNLPFNILVFTLGITFITHGTDQHQKLELKVFLNPGLIATVIGLILFFASIQLPTFVNELLADVGDMTTPLSLLVIGASLYGVDIRSIFKKRMIFIFSFIKLIVIPTLLAIILWLAGVDTMIASVVIILSGMPMAANAVILCQEYDTHVMESSEAVFVSTLLLGVSLPYMIFLIRFLF, from the coding sequence ATGGATATTCAAAATGTATTATTAAAACTTGCACAACTATTTATTCTGCTTTTTGCAGGATATATCCTTGTGGGAGTTAAAGGAATCAAACAAGAAGCAGCAAAACATATTTCAAACCTTATTTTTTCATTTACATTACCGGCGATGTTGATCTCGAGTATGGTCAACACGGTAGAGATTACGCGCGAAGATGTCCTACGCGTGATGCTGATTGCCATTGTGCAATACGGATTTTTAATCATAGCAGCCATCGTATTGACAAAACTGCTACGAGTTCCTTATGAGGATGTTGGTCTCTATCGATTCATGATTTTATTTGGCAATGTCGCCTTTGTTGGATATCCTGTATTAAGTGCAGTACTTGGCAATGACGCACTCTTTTTTGCAGCTATTTTAAACTTGCCATTTAATATCCTGGTCTTTACTTTGGGGATTACATTTATCACCCATGGAACGGACCAGCACCAAAAACTTGAACTTAAGGTATTTTTAAATCCTGGTCTGATAGCCACGGTGATTGGTCTGATTTTATTTTTTGCATCGATTCAGTTACCAACTTTTGTCAACGAACTTCTTGCAGATGTTGGAGATATGACAACACCACTATCTCTTCTTGTAATAGGTGCATCTCTTTATGGGGTGGATATTCGTTCAATCTTTAAGAAGCGGATGATTTTTATATTTAGCTTTATCAAATTGATTGTCATACCGACCTTATTAGCTATCATCTTATGGCTTGCAGGTGTGGATACAATGATTGCCTCGGTTGTTATCATCCTAAGCGGAATGCCGATGGCAGCCAATGCAGTGATTCTTTGCCAAGAGTATGACACCCATGTTATGGAATCATCAGAAGCGGTTTTTGTGTCTACATTACTCCTTGGGGTGTCCTTACCCTATATGATTTTTCTTATTCGCTTTTTGTTCTAG
- the leuA gene encoding 2-isopropylmalate synthase, producing the protein MNKNIGKYKQYPVFKYVDRTWPNNELTKAPLFCSVDLRDGNQSLPNPMGIEAKMKFFQMLVDMGFKEIEIGFPSASDTEYKFLRRLIEENRIPEDVKVQVLVQAREHLIAKTFEALEGVHAAVVHVYNSTSTAQREMVFKKTKEEIKAIAVEGAQLLQKYAAQYPDTDFTFEYSPESFTGTEMEYALEVVQAVIDTWQPTPDHKAIINLPATVEMTTPNVFADEIEWFCKNLNNRESVLISLHTHNDRGTGVAATELGILAGADRVEGTLFGNGERTGNLDILTMAMNMYSQGIEPGLYMEDINRVIDTYETCTGMHVHERHPYAGKLVYTAFSGSHQDAIRKGLQVYKEREEKVWDVPYLPIDPADIGRMYEPIIRINSQSGKGGVAYILEADYGYQCPKAMHPEISYHVQKEADRLSRELTNQEIFDIFNKTFINVVEPNALVHFSYAYDNKENGHMSVKASVIINGIKKEVSGEGNGPVSAFFNAIAPMLEGTYSLVNYNEHALSEAATADAAAYIQLKNQDGVLHYGIGQDSNIDNASIRAIMSALNGFDH; encoded by the coding sequence ATGAACAAGAACATTGGAAAGTACAAGCAATACCCAGTATTTAAATACGTTGACAGAACATGGCCAAATAATGAGCTAACCAAGGCGCCGCTGTTTTGTAGTGTTGACCTTCGCGATGGAAATCAATCTCTGCCAAACCCTATGGGCATTGAGGCGAAGATGAAGTTTTTTCAAATGCTTGTTGATATGGGATTCAAAGAGATTGAGATTGGATTTCCTTCAGCTTCAGATACAGAATATAAATTTTTACGTCGCTTAATTGAAGAAAACCGTATCCCAGAAGATGTTAAGGTTCAGGTTCTTGTTCAGGCGAGAGAGCACTTGATAGCCAAAACTTTTGAAGCCTTAGAAGGTGTTCATGCAGCAGTTGTTCATGTATATAATTCTACGTCAACAGCTCAACGCGAGATGGTGTTTAAGAAAACCAAAGAAGAGATTAAAGCGATTGCTGTGGAAGGCGCGCAGTTGTTGCAAAAATACGCGGCGCAGTACCCAGATACGGATTTTACCTTTGAATACTCACCGGAAAGTTTTACAGGTACAGAAATGGAGTATGCACTAGAGGTAGTTCAAGCCGTTATTGATACATGGCAACCGACACCGGATCATAAAGCAATTATCAATCTTCCTGCAACAGTTGAGATGACAACACCTAATGTATTTGCAGATGAGATTGAGTGGTTTTGCAAGAACTTGAATAACCGTGAGTCTGTACTTATTAGTTTGCATACCCATAATGATCGAGGAACGGGCGTAGCGGCAACAGAGCTTGGGATATTAGCAGGTGCAGACCGTGTTGAAGGAACATTGTTTGGCAATGGGGAGCGAACAGGAAACCTTGATATATTGACCATGGCTATGAATATGTATTCTCAAGGTATTGAACCTGGATTATATATGGAAGATATTAACCGAGTGATTGATACCTATGAAACCTGTACAGGAATGCATGTCCATGAACGTCACCCATATGCAGGTAAGCTCGTCTATACTGCGTTTTCAGGCTCCCATCAAGATGCGATTCGAAAAGGGCTTCAAGTGTATAAAGAGCGTGAAGAAAAAGTATGGGATGTACCATATCTTCCCATTGATCCAGCAGATATCGGGCGTATGTACGAACCGATTATACGTATTAATAGCCAATCAGGAAAAGGCGGAGTTGCTTACATCCTTGAAGCAGATTATGGTTATCAATGTCCTAAGGCGATGCATCCTGAGATCAGCTATCATGTACAAAAAGAAGCAGACCGCTTAAGTAGGGAATTGACGAATCAGGAAATATTTGATATTTTTAATAAGACGTTTATTAATGTAGTTGAACCCAATGCATTAGTACATTTTTCATATGCGTATGATAACAAAGAAAATGGACATATGTCTGTAAAAGCATCGGTGATTATCAATGGTATCAAAAAAGAAGTGTCAGGCGAGGGCAATGGTCCTGTATCAGCCTTCTTTAATGCCATTGCACCAATGCTAGAAGGAACATATTCCTTGGTCAATTATAATGAGCATGCCTTAAGCGAGGCGGCAACAGCAGATGCGGCTGCATATATCCAGTTGAAAAACCAAGATGGTGTGCTACATTATGGTATCGGCCAAGATTCCAATATTGACAACGCATCCATACGGGCAATTATGAGTGCACTTAATGGGTTTGATCACTAG
- a CDS encoding DUF554 domain-containing protein — protein MIGTLVNVATVIIGGTIGVLFHSKVPKRFIDIAFTGIGIFTLILGVSMAIQSNQQLFMVFSIIIGSIIGEGFDLDRQLNRLSERFKERINSKDSNFSTGLITSFLLFCMGSMTILGAIQEGVSQSPDLLLTKATMDGFAALALASTLGIGVIFSVIPLFIFQGGLTLLAGYLQHYLTDAMITELSAVGGLLLIALALNILEIKTIKVMNMLPSLLVIIIFMVIHQFL, from the coding sequence ATGATAGGCACATTGGTCAATGTGGCTACAGTTATCATTGGTGGAACGATTGGTGTATTATTTCATTCAAAGGTACCGAAACGGTTTATTGATATTGCATTTACAGGCATAGGTATTTTTACCTTGATATTAGGTGTCTCAATGGCTATACAATCAAATCAACAGCTGTTTATGGTCTTTAGTATTATTATTGGAAGTATCATAGGCGAAGGCTTTGATTTGGACCGACAGTTAAATCGTCTAAGTGAACGGTTTAAGGAGCGAATCAATTCAAAAGATTCTAACTTTTCAACAGGATTAATTACATCTTTTTTGCTCTTTTGTATGGGGTCGATGACCATATTGGGAGCCATTCAAGAAGGGGTGAGCCAATCACCGGACTTATTACTCACAAAAGCGACTATGGATGGATTTGCTGCATTAGCACTTGCTTCAACCCTTGGTATCGGTGTGATTTTTAGTGTGATCCCTTTGTTTATCTTTCAGGGAGGGTTGACATTACTTGCCGGATATCTGCAACACTACCTTACAGATGCTATGATTACAGAACTGAGTGCTGTGGGAGGTCTACTTTTGATTGCCCTCGCTTTGAATATTCTTGAGATCAAGACAATTAAGGTGATGAACATGTTGCCGTCTCTTCTTGTCATTATTATTTTTATGGTTATCCATCAATTTTTATAA